A genome region from Streptomyces xanthophaeus includes the following:
- a CDS encoding aspartate aminotransferase family protein produces MNTVNNVNAEPQLAEPYLLGWLSSVGLDVEYVRAEGNTLYYLDENAAEIPVLDFAGGYGSLILGHNHPEITAYAQELMAAQTPVHAQFSRHPYANDVAVTLNRILQRELGTEENFSAIFANTGAEAVEAAVKHAELDRVLRLQELRARLAENRAAAEEAVAGGASVAQEAYGLAGVDARDGFGALVEEIERRNAEQFGRPPVFLALEGGFHGKLVGSVQLTHNEGYRSPFGALATPARFLPTGNAQALKAAIEAERATVLDLAVEDGRVIAAEIDSPVFCAFVLEPIQGEGGIRVLSEEFARDIQLACAEIDCPIIVDEVQSGMGRSGRFLASSALGLRGDYYALAKSLGGGIAKTSVMLTRQSRYRSEFELVHSSTFAKDAFSCFISKKVLELLEADDGAAYGIIRERGALLEETLRAVRADYPHVVKDVRGRGLMLGLEFHDQSGSASAAIRESAPLFGYTVAGYLLREHRIRTFPTASAVNTLRFEPSLYLTDAEIGRLDTALRAVAELLRDHDGAGLTGIADAA; encoded by the coding sequence ATGAACACCGTGAACAACGTGAACGCCGAGCCGCAGCTCGCTGAGCCGTACTTGCTCGGATGGCTCTCGTCGGTCGGCCTCGACGTGGAATACGTGCGTGCCGAAGGAAATACCCTCTACTACCTCGACGAGAATGCCGCCGAGATCCCCGTTCTGGACTTCGCGGGCGGCTACGGATCGCTGATCCTCGGGCACAACCACCCGGAGATCACGGCCTACGCGCAAGAGCTCATGGCGGCCCAGACCCCCGTGCACGCGCAGTTCTCGCGGCACCCCTACGCCAACGACGTGGCCGTCACGCTCAACCGGATCCTGCAGCGGGAGCTCGGTACCGAGGAGAACTTCTCCGCGATCTTCGCGAACACCGGTGCGGAGGCCGTCGAGGCGGCCGTCAAGCACGCCGAGCTCGACCGCGTGCTGCGCCTCCAGGAGCTGCGGGCCCGCCTGGCGGAGAACCGGGCGGCGGCCGAGGAAGCGGTGGCGGGCGGGGCGTCCGTGGCGCAGGAGGCATACGGACTCGCCGGGGTGGACGCCCGGGACGGGTTCGGCGCGCTGGTGGAGGAGATCGAGCGGCGCAACGCGGAGCAGTTCGGCCGGCCGCCGGTGTTCCTGGCGCTGGAGGGCGGGTTCCACGGCAAGCTCGTCGGCAGCGTCCAGCTCACCCACAACGAGGGCTACCGGAGCCCGTTCGGGGCGCTCGCGACGCCCGCGCGCTTCCTCCCCACCGGCAACGCGCAGGCACTGAAGGCCGCGATCGAGGCGGAGCGGGCCACGGTCCTCGACCTGGCCGTCGAGGACGGCCGGGTCATCGCCGCGGAGATCGACTCGCCCGTGTTCTGCGCCTTCGTCCTGGAGCCCATCCAGGGAGAGGGCGGCATCCGCGTCCTGTCCGAGGAGTTCGCCCGGGACATCCAGCTGGCGTGCGCCGAGATCGACTGCCCCATCATCGTGGACGAGGTCCAGAGCGGCATGGGACGCAGCGGCCGGTTCCTCGCGAGCTCGGCCCTCGGCCTGCGCGGTGACTACTACGCCCTGGCCAAGAGCCTGGGCGGCGGCATCGCCAAGACCTCCGTCATGCTGACCCGGCAGTCGAGGTACCGCTCGGAGTTCGAGCTGGTGCACAGCTCGACCTTCGCCAAGGACGCCTTCTCCTGCTTCATCTCGAAGAAGGTCCTGGAGCTCCTGGAGGCCGACGACGGGGCGGCGTACGGGATCATCCGCGAGCGCGGCGCCCTCCTGGAGGAGACCCTCCGGGCGGTGCGCGCCGATTACCCGCACGTGGTGAAGGACGTGCGGGGGCGGGGCCTGATGCTCGGCCTCGAATTCCACGACCAGTCCGGCTCGGCATCGGCCGCCATCCGCGAGAGCGCCCCGCTCTTCGGCTACACCGTCGCCGGCTACCTGCTGCGCGAGCACCGCATCCGTACGTTCCCGACCGCGAGCGCCGTCAACACGCTGCGGTTCGAGCCGTCGCTGTACCTGACCGACGCGGAGATCGGACGGCTGGACACGGCGCTGCGCGCCGTCGCCGAGCTGCTGCGCGACCACGACGGCGCCGGTCTC